A window of Carassius carassius chromosome 44, fCarCar2.1, whole genome shotgun sequence contains these coding sequences:
- the LOC132126568 gene encoding ADP-ribosylation factor-like protein 8B — MLALIHRLLDWFRSLFWKEEMELTLVGLQYSGKTTFVNVIASGHFNEDMIPTVGFNMRKVTKGNVTIKIWDIGGQPRFRSMWERYCRGVNAIVYMVDSADREKVEASRNELHNLLDKPQLQGIPVLVLGNKRDLPSALDEKQIIEKMNLSAIQDREICCYSISCKEKDNIDITLQWLIQHSKSRRS, encoded by the exons ATGTTGGCCCTCATCCACCGGCTCCTGGACTGGTTCAGGTCGCTCTTCTGGAAAGAGGAGATGGAGCTAACGCTGGTGGGACTGCAGTACTCTGGAAAAACCACTTTTGTCAACGTGATTGCT TCTGGTCATTTCAATGAAGACATGATCCCTACAGTCGGCTTCAACATGAGGAAAGTCACCAAAGGCAACGTAACAATAAAA ATTTGGGATATAGGTGGGCAGCCACGGTTCAGGAGCATGTGGGAGCGATACTGCCGGGGCGTCAATGCCATCGT GTATATGGTTGACTCTGCTGATCGTGAAAAGGTCGAAGCCTCGAGAAACGAGCTGCACAACTTGTTAGACAAACCACAGCTGCAAGGCATTCCT GTACTTGTCCTTGGCAACAAAAGAGACCTCCCCAGTGCTCTAGACGAGAAGCAAATAATCGAAAAGAT GAACCTATCTGCCATTCAAGACAGAGAGATCTGCTGCTACTCCATTTCATGCAAAGAGAAAGACAATATAG ATATCACACTGCAGTGGTTGATCCAGCATTCAAAATCTCGGAGAAGTTGA